The Marinobacter sp. F4206 genomic sequence TCAGACCGAATCCGCAGTTGTCCCTGAATTCGTCGGGATGATACAAACCTGTCATCATAAGCGTTCTCTCGCGTAGAAATGCTTTTCAATCAGAGGGTTAGTGACGAAACACCAAACATTCACCCTTTGACACTGAAAATGGGGGCTGGTCATTTTACACACGTAGAAATACGTACTCAAATGAGAGTGGCGCTATTTTGGGGAACAGAGACCGAATTTCCCAGCCTACAGGCTTACGGAACAACGGGTTATCCTGTTTACGGAAGGCCGCTATAATCCTGCGGCGGAACGAATCCAGGGTGACTGGTCCCTCAGGGCCCGGGGTAATTCCGAGACTGCACTCCGAGCCGCAGTTCTCGACTGGTATTGACCATATAGTACCATAAACCAGGGTTCGCCATTTCGCTCACCCCGGGTGTAGACCGCGTCCTGAAGGCCGGGGTACTGCTCAAGAACCGTCAAAGCCGTTTGTTCAAGGTTTCCAGCCACCAGCTGGATGGTCAGGCCACCCCGGGCCCTGAGCTCATCAATGGCAACAAACCTTGAGCTATTTTCGGGCCTGAATACAGACGCGGACTGGGACCGCTCTTCCAAC encodes the following:
- a CDS encoding SPOR domain-containing protein, with the protein product LEERSQSASVFRPENSSRFVAIDELRARGGLTIQLVAGNLEQTALTVLEQYPGLQDAVYTRGERNGEPWFMVLYGQYQSRTAARSAVSELPRALRDQSPWIRSAAGL